A section of the Petrimonas sulfuriphila genome encodes:
- a CDS encoding M15 family metallopeptidase, producing the protein MDVLYRSTDQRLHQGQILTNKKIENDIRNMFVFMLENDFVIEKAIPIVHYNWDDSLSMDDNNTYSFCYRNVSYSKHARGMAIDINPRFNPLRWKNADYPNQPEGAVLDTTVNGTLYSGHRVVEEFQRLGFRWGHTFSKYYDDHHFEKR; encoded by the coding sequence ATGGATGTTTTGTATAGATCAACAGATCAGAGGTTACATCAAGGACAAATACTGACAAACAAAAAGATCGAAAACGACATACGAAATATGTTCGTGTTTATGCTCGAAAATGATTTCGTCATCGAAAAAGCCATTCCTATTGTGCATTATAACTGGGACGACAGCTTGTCGATGGACGATAACAACACCTACAGTTTTTGTTACCGCAACGTTTCTTACTCAAAACACGCGCGGGGAATGGCGATTGATATAAATCCGCGTTTTAATCCGTTACGGTGGAAAAACGCAGATTATCCCAATCAGCCCGAAGGGGCAGTGCTGGATACAACCGTTAACGGGACTTTGTATTCTGGACATAGAGTGGTGGAGGAGTTCCAAAGACTCGGGTTCCGGTGGGGGCACACTTTTTCAAAATATTACGACGACCATCATTTTGAGAAAAGGTGA
- a CDS encoding DUF5106 domain-containing protein, producing MNQYSLKSFFVLTAFLMIYACSSSKKAQIDTIGEDSLKREQTIVPDTFVLPYIPEEMTNSDARAVYLVMHYWDRFDFSDEKLTLRPEITEQAFVDYINILSYVPFDRTKESLNYTLRKAEANNTMYTYFGTLFDKYFYGANSPFRNEEFYIPVLQELVNSEILSETDKSRYRFQFEMVMKNRVGETANDFAYTLASGESQRMHSIKSEYLVLMFSNPGCSTCASVTDVLTKSVTLNKAFSMNSPTRTMITVLTVYPDADIDEWRSYLPQMPANWIHSYDKETTITKQKLYDIKAIPTLYLLDKDKKVILKDTSIEAIESFFAKPN from the coding sequence ATGAATCAATATTCTCTAAAATCATTTTTCGTACTTACCGCTTTTCTTATGATCTATGCCTGCTCATCGAGCAAGAAAGCTCAGATCGACACTATCGGTGAAGATTCTTTGAAACGGGAACAAACCATCGTTCCCGACACCTTTGTTTTGCCATACATCCCTGAAGAGATGACCAATTCCGATGCCCGTGCCGTATATCTTGTGATGCACTACTGGGACAGGTTCGATTTTTCCGACGAAAAGCTCACACTTCGTCCTGAAATTACAGAGCAGGCTTTCGTGGATTACATCAATATTCTTTCTTATGTTCCGTTCGACAGAACCAAAGAATCGCTCAACTACACGTTAAGGAAAGCCGAAGCGAACAACACCATGTATACTTATTTTGGCACGCTGTTCGATAAATATTTCTACGGTGCCAATTCCCCATTCCGCAACGAAGAGTTTTACATTCCCGTTTTGCAGGAGTTGGTAAATTCCGAAATTCTATCCGAAACGGATAAATCCAGGTACCGGTTCCAATTCGAGATGGTAATGAAAAACCGCGTGGGAGAGACGGCCAATGACTTCGCCTACACACTGGCTTCGGGAGAATCACAAAGGATGCACTCCATCAAAAGTGAATACCTTGTTTTGATGTTTTCAAATCCCGGATGTTCTACTTGTGCCTCTGTTACCGATGTGCTAACAAAGTCAGTCACTCTTAACAAGGCTTTTTCAATGAACTCGCCTACCCGCACAATGATAACCGTATTAACCGTTTATCCCGATGCAGATATCGACGAATGGAGATCATATTTACCGCAGATGCCTGCAAACTGGATACACTCGTACGATAAAGAAACAACTATTACCAAACAGAAACTGTACGACATTAAAGCCATTCCAACGCTGTATTTGCTGGACAAAGACAAGAAGGTGATCCTTAAAGACACCTCCATTGAAGCCATTGAGTCGTTTTTTGCAAAGCCTAATTAG
- a CDS encoding DUF1080 domain-containing protein, translating to MKQVWSLLGATTAAFILISCSQKKSSDASSGWTPLFNGTDLTGWTVKIKGYDAGDNFGNTFRVEEGMIKVRYEQYDSLRDRFGHLFYNDEFSHYKLRVEYRIVGEQCPGAPGWAYKNSGIMVHGQTPESMEKDQDFPTSIEVQLLASDSLVQRTNMNVCTPGTNIVMDDQLILDHCINSSSENFYGEDWITAEVEVRGNNVISHIINGDTVLQYNRPQLDERDATYAKLIVMNGGDKMLSKGTISLQSEGHPIDFRKVEIMKLDD from the coding sequence ATGAAACAAGTATGGTCACTTTTGGGTGCCACGACCGCGGCATTCATTCTGATATCCTGCAGCCAGAAAAAAAGCAGCGATGCATCCAGCGGTTGGACTCCTCTCTTCAACGGAACCGATTTAACCGGTTGGACGGTAAAAATTAAAGGTTACGATGCGGGCGACAATTTCGGCAATACATTCCGGGTGGAAGAAGGCATGATAAAGGTACGTTACGAACAGTATGACTCGTTACGCGACCGTTTCGGCCACCTGTTTTACAACGATGAGTTTTCGCATTATAAACTGCGAGTAGAATACCGTATCGTTGGCGAGCAATGTCCGGGAGCACCCGGATGGGCGTATAAAAACTCCGGAATCATGGTACACGGGCAGACACCGGAGTCAATGGAAAAAGACCAGGATTTTCCCACTTCCATTGAGGTACAGTTGCTGGCCAGCGACTCCCTGGTGCAAAGGACCAATATGAATGTTTGCACACCCGGAACAAATATCGTCATGGACGATCAGTTGATCCTTGATCATTGCATCAACTCTTCCTCGGAAAACTTCTACGGTGAAGATTGGATAACGGCCGAAGTAGAGGTCAGGGGAAACAATGTTATTAGTCATATTATCAACGGCGATACGGTTTTACAGTACAACCGCCCACAGTTGGATGAAAGGGATGCGACCTACGCCAAACTTATCGTGATGAACGGTGGCGACAAAATGCTGAGCAAAGGGACCATCTCGCTTCAAAGCGAAGGGCACCCCATTGATTTTAGGAAAGTGGAGATAATGAAACTGGACGATTGA
- a CDS encoding glycosyltransferase: MNFSVVIPVYNRPEEVDELLDSLTRQSGKNFEVIIAEDGSSEKCDGIVQKYVSQLPVVYFEKPNSGPGLTRNAGAKKAKYDYLIFFDSDCIIPEHYMEYVSFYLERNFVDAYGGPDNALPSFTTVQKAINYSMTSFFTTGGIRGGKKSMDKFHPRSFNLGVSKKAFEALGGYGKMRFGEDIDFSLRLLKKGFGTALIPEAYVYHKRRSTFRQFFKQVYNSGIARINLHLAHPGSLRLVHFLPSFFVTVMVLSLLLSFFYPVVVLAPALYSLLVLIDSTARNNSLRVGFYSIAAAWTQLFGYGAGFISAIWKRLILKKGEFNAFEKKFYE; the protein is encoded by the coding sequence ATGAATTTTTCTGTTGTTATCCCTGTTTACAATCGTCCGGAAGAAGTTGACGAGCTTTTAGACAGTTTAACCCGACAATCCGGCAAGAATTTTGAAGTAATCATTGCCGAAGATGGGTCGTCTGAGAAGTGCGATGGTATAGTCCAGAAATATGTATCGCAACTCCCTGTTGTTTATTTTGAGAAACCTAATTCCGGTCCTGGGCTGACCCGAAACGCTGGTGCCAAAAAAGCGAAGTATGACTACCTCATTTTTTTTGATTCCGACTGTATTATCCCCGAACACTACATGGAGTATGTCTCTTTTTACCTGGAAAGGAATTTTGTTGATGCCTACGGTGGCCCTGATAATGCGTTGCCCTCCTTTACAACGGTACAGAAAGCTATAAATTATTCCATGACCTCTTTTTTTACTACCGGAGGTATTCGCGGCGGAAAAAAATCGATGGATAAGTTTCATCCCCGGAGTTTCAACCTGGGGGTCTCCAAAAAAGCGTTCGAAGCCCTTGGCGGATACGGTAAGATGCGTTTTGGGGAAGACATCGATTTCAGCCTCCGGCTGCTTAAAAAAGGATTTGGAACGGCACTTATTCCCGAAGCATATGTTTATCATAAACGCCGGTCGACCTTCAGGCAGTTTTTCAAGCAAGTTTACAATTCAGGAATAGCCCGGATCAATTTGCACCTGGCGCACCCGGGTTCATTAAGATTAGTACACTTTCTGCCATCGTTCTTCGTAACAGTGATGGTTCTTTCCCTGCTTTTATCCTTTTTTTACCCGGTCGTTGTGCTTGCTCCCGCATTATACAGCTTGCTGGTACTGATCGACTCAACCGCAAGAAACAACTCGTTGAGGGTCGGCTTTTACAGTATTGCAGCAGCCTGGACACAACTTTTCGGATACGGTGCAGGATTCATCTCTGCGATCTGGAAACGATTAATCCTGAAAAAAGGAGAATTCAACGCTTTTGAGAAAAAATTTTATGAGTAG
- a CDS encoding alpha/beta hydrolase, whose product MKREKVTFKNSRGLILSGAIELPENNSPKAFAIFSHCFTCNKNLINVKYISEALSEKRIAVLRFDFAGLGDSQGNFAETDFSSNIDDLLYAAEFLTLNYEAPKLLVGHSLGGAASIVAAGQLASVKAVSLLGTPSTLDHIKRLFVNKMEEITHYGSAMIDVAGRDIEIGRGFVDDLANHNIKKSLNRLNKPLLILHSPEDEMVSIDHATEIFMAARHPKSFIALDGIDHLIKNIKDARYVGSLIGEWVMRYL is encoded by the coding sequence ATGAAAAGAGAAAAAGTAACGTTCAAAAATTCAAGGGGGCTGATTCTTTCCGGCGCAATAGAATTGCCTGAAAACAATTCACCAAAGGCCTTTGCCATTTTTTCGCACTGTTTTACCTGCAACAAGAACCTGATAAATGTCAAATACATTTCGGAGGCGCTTAGTGAAAAAAGAATTGCTGTACTTCGCTTTGATTTTGCAGGATTGGGAGATAGCCAGGGTAATTTTGCGGAAACTGATTTCTCATCGAACATCGATGATTTATTGTACGCTGCCGAGTTTTTAACGCTCAATTACGAAGCGCCCAAACTCCTGGTCGGACACTCCTTGGGAGGTGCCGCATCTATTGTGGCTGCCGGACAACTAGCCTCTGTTAAAGCTGTTTCTCTACTGGGAACTCCGTCGACATTGGATCATATAAAACGATTATTCGTCAATAAAATGGAGGAGATCACCCACTATGGAAGTGCCATGATCGACGTGGCCGGGAGGGATATTGAGATAGGCAGAGGCTTTGTGGATGACCTGGCGAATCACAACATCAAGAAGTCGCTTAATAGACTGAACAAGCCCTTACTTATCTTACACTCCCCCGAGGATGAAATGGTAAGTATAGATCACGCCACGGAGATATTTATGGCTGCAAGGCATCCGAAAAGCTTCATCGCCCTGGACGGTATCGATCACCTCATCAAAAACATAAAAGATGCCCGGTACGTCGGAAGTTTAATAGGTGAATGGGTAATGAGGTACCTGTAA
- a CDS encoding DNA polymerase III subunit gamma/tau — protein sequence MDNYVVSARKYRPVTFRSVVGQEALTTTLKNAITGNKLAHAYLFCGPRGVGKTTCARIFAKTINCLNPTPEHEACNQCESCVAFDEQRSYNIHELDAASNNSVDDIRSLIDQVRIPPQIGKYKVYIIDEVHMLSTSAFNSFLKTLEEPPAHAIFILATTEKHKIIPTILSRCQVYDFNRISVADMVNHLQYVAQKENVSAEPEALNIIAQKADGGMRDALSIFDQTVSYTAGNVTYKSVIENLNVLDFEYYFKLTDAIVAGSVVDCLLVLNDILNRGFEGQYVISGITSHFRDLLVCKDPVTATLFEVGASIREKYVATAKQCSNAFLYKAIEMANDCDLNYRMSKNKRLLLELTLIKLCQLSENSEDPKNLNPVTPSEKVHPKTKTQPVQISGTVSEPKPEIKPLPVIPGEKKSTVTTIAGLGVSLSSLTEENPEKPVEKSISLQAEPRQSNRLFTEEELQKAWQEFAENLVEEKLLRNTMMLYKPKMLGNTVFEVEVNTEINKNYLDDYGNVILAYLRESLQNDDITMTIKISEATVVKKPLTSREIFDELVQKNPSLQKLSDEFDLELS from the coding sequence ATGGACAATTATGTTGTTTCGGCGAGGAAATACAGGCCGGTGACTTTTCGCTCAGTGGTGGGGCAGGAGGCATTGACCACTACGCTTAAAAATGCCATTACAGGAAATAAACTCGCTCATGCTTATCTGTTTTGCGGCCCGCGGGGTGTGGGAAAGACAACGTGTGCCCGTATTTTTGCGAAAACCATCAACTGCCTGAATCCGACACCTGAACATGAAGCCTGCAATCAATGTGAATCGTGTGTGGCTTTCGATGAACAACGTTCCTACAACATTCACGAACTGGATGCCGCGTCCAACAACTCCGTGGATGATATCCGTTCGCTTATTGATCAGGTACGCATTCCGCCTCAGATAGGGAAATACAAAGTGTATATTATAGATGAGGTTCATATGCTCTCCACATCGGCATTCAACTCTTTTCTCAAAACACTGGAGGAGCCTCCTGCACATGCTATTTTCATTTTGGCAACTACGGAGAAGCATAAAATTATTCCTACCATTCTTTCACGCTGCCAGGTGTATGATTTCAACCGCATCAGCGTTGCCGATATGGTGAATCATTTACAATATGTTGCGCAGAAGGAAAATGTTTCTGCCGAACCCGAAGCATTAAACATCATCGCGCAGAAAGCGGACGGGGGGATGCGTGATGCGCTTTCCATTTTTGATCAAACAGTAAGTTATACAGCGGGAAATGTTACGTATAAATCGGTGATTGAGAACCTCAACGTGCTCGACTTCGAATACTATTTCAAGCTTACCGATGCCATCGTTGCGGGAAGTGTGGTAGATTGCCTGTTGGTTCTGAACGATATTTTGAACCGGGGATTCGAGGGGCAGTATGTAATTAGCGGAATAACGTCGCATTTTCGCGATTTACTGGTTTGTAAAGATCCCGTAACTGCAACATTGTTCGAAGTGGGAGCATCTATTCGTGAAAAGTATGTTGCCACCGCAAAACAGTGCAGTAACGCGTTTTTATATAAAGCCATTGAGATGGCCAACGATTGCGACCTGAACTATCGCATGAGTAAAAACAAACGCTTGTTGCTCGAGCTGACCCTTATCAAGCTTTGTCAGTTATCGGAAAATTCCGAAGATCCTAAAAACCTTAACCCCGTGACTCCATCGGAAAAAGTTCATCCGAAAACAAAAACACAACCAGTTCAAATTTCAGGGACTGTTTCCGAACCAAAACCGGAAATTAAACCCCTGCCCGTAATCCCAGGAGAGAAGAAGTCAACCGTAACAACGATTGCGGGATTGGGTGTTTCGTTGTCATCATTGACGGAAGAGAATCCGGAAAAACCGGTTGAGAAAAGTATTTCTCTGCAGGCGGAACCCAGGCAGAGCAACCGGCTCTTTACCGAAGAAGAGTTGCAAAAAGCCTGGCAAGAATTTGCTGAGAATTTGGTCGAGGAAAAGCTGCTGAGAAATACGATGATGCTTTATAAGCCCAAGATGCTGGGAAACACTGTTTTTGAGGTGGAAGTGAACACGGAAATCAACAAGAATTATCTGGATGATTATGGCAACGTAATCTTAGCCTACTTGCGGGAGAGTTTGCAGAACGATGATATTACGATGACCATTAAAATTTCAGAAGCAACCGTGGTTAAGAAACCCTTGACTTCGAGAGAGATTTTTGATGAACTGGTACAGAAAAACCCTTCGTTGCAAAAGTTATCCGACGAATTTGATTTGGAGTTGAGCTAA
- a CDS encoding substrate-binding domain-containing protein, with product MKKRIRIKDIAAQAGVSSGTVDRILHNRGNVSDKARIAVEKVLKQVGYKPNIHLSGLSLKKTYEIVITTPHASRGEYWESIHNGIQEAIDQHESLHIKTTYLTYDQYNIYSCQNVFTQILILEPDAVIIGPTFKDETIALANKLTEKNIPFTFVDSMVEGTSPLAFYSANHYICGYLMCKLLKSLIPESSDIGVLQAIRIGDQSANTSILRRKGAYDYLTETNFSNRIHHIQFSVYEAQRNEEKMRDFFSSHPNVKGVIVLNSRGNVVANFLEQNNITDVKLVGVDLTKPNICALKNERINFLIDQNPDYQGYMAMKTLLEYLILQTKPKVENYMPLNIVTKETIDLQLEFNFLKKI from the coding sequence ATGAAAAAACGTATCAGAATCAAAGACATAGCTGCTCAGGCTGGAGTATCCTCGGGTACGGTGGACAGGATCCTGCACAACCGCGGCAATGTATCGGATAAAGCAAGGATAGCTGTGGAAAAGGTGTTGAAACAGGTGGGTTATAAACCCAATATCCACTTGTCGGGCCTTTCGTTGAAAAAAACGTATGAGATAGTGATTACCACTCCTCATGCTTCTCGCGGTGAGTACTGGGAAAGTATTCATAACGGCATTCAGGAAGCGATCGATCAGCACGAAAGCTTGCATATCAAAACCACCTACCTGACCTACGACCAATACAACATTTATTCTTGTCAGAATGTCTTTACCCAAATCCTTATCCTTGAACCTGATGCGGTTATCATTGGTCCCACTTTTAAAGACGAAACTATTGCCCTCGCAAATAAACTGACAGAAAAAAATATCCCGTTTACATTTGTCGACTCCATGGTCGAAGGGACATCACCCCTGGCATTTTATTCAGCTAACCACTACATTTGCGGCTACCTGATGTGTAAATTGTTAAAATCACTTATCCCGGAATCAAGTGATATCGGGGTACTTCAAGCTATCCGGATTGGTGACCAGAGCGCGAATACAAGTATCCTCCGGCGAAAAGGCGCATACGATTATTTGACTGAAACCAACTTCTCCAACCGGATACACCACATCCAGTTTTCCGTTTACGAAGCCCAGCGGAACGAAGAAAAAATGAGGGATTTTTTCTCTTCGCATCCCAACGTGAAGGGTGTGATTGTGCTAAACTCCAGAGGGAATGTTGTGGCTAATTTTCTGGAACAAAATAATATAACCGACGTAAAGCTGGTTGGAGTGGATTTGACAAAGCCCAATATTTGTGCCTTAAAAAATGAGCGGATCAATTTCCTTATCGATCAAAATCCTGACTACCAGGGGTATATGGCGATGAAAACATTGCTCGAGTACTTGATTTTGCAGACCAAGCCCAAGGTTGAAAATTACATGCCTTTGAATATTGTAACCAAAGAGACCATTGACCTGCAACTTGAATTTAATTTTTTGAAAAAAATTTAG
- the pckA gene encoding phosphoenolpyruvate carboxykinase (ATP), whose amino-acid sequence MANLDLSKYGIVGNFEILHNPTYEELFQAEIDPANEGFEKGVLTSTGAVAVDTGKFTGRSPKDKFIVMDDTTRDTLWWDGTINRPTTPEVFDHCKDLVTTQLSTAKKLYVVDTFCGTNEDTRMKVRFVMEVAWQAHFVTNMFIRPSHYELANYGEPDFVCLNGSKTSNPNWKEQGLNSEVFTLFDLTRKMQVIGGTWYGGEMKKGIFALMNYYLPLKGIASMHCSANVGTEGDVAIFFGLSGTGKTTLSADPKRYLIGDDEHGWDDHGVFNYEGGCYAKVIDLEKDKEPDIWRAIRRDALLENVTVLPDGTPDYSAAASKTENTRVSYPIYHISKIVSPSRAGHASKIIYLSADAFGVLPPVSILDEKSAQYHFLSGFTSKLAGTERGITEPVPSFSPAFGEAFLTLHPTMYAKTLIGKAQEHNAKVYLVNTGWNGTGKRISLKNTRAIIDAIIDGSIEEAETIQIPILNLVAPAALNNVDTEILDPRNTYADVAEWEAKAKSLAAKYIKNFEQYCDNDDALALVASGPQLD is encoded by the coding sequence ATGGCAAATTTAGATTTAAGCAAGTATGGAATTGTAGGCAACTTCGAGATCCTTCACAATCCTACTTACGAAGAGTTATTTCAGGCGGAAATTGATCCGGCCAATGAAGGTTTTGAAAAAGGCGTGCTGACTTCAACCGGTGCAGTAGCAGTGGATACCGGAAAATTTACAGGCCGCTCACCCAAAGACAAATTCATCGTAATGGACGACACTACCAGAGACACGCTTTGGTGGGACGGTACCATCAACCGCCCGACTACTCCTGAGGTGTTCGACCACTGTAAAGATCTCGTGACAACTCAGCTTTCAACAGCTAAAAAATTGTATGTTGTTGATACGTTCTGCGGCACCAACGAAGATACCCGTATGAAAGTGCGTTTTGTGATGGAAGTAGCCTGGCAGGCACACTTTGTGACCAATATGTTTATTCGTCCTTCACACTACGAGCTGGCAAACTACGGTGAGCCTGATTTTGTTTGCTTAAACGGTTCCAAAACCAGCAATCCAAACTGGAAAGAACAAGGTCTGAATTCAGAAGTATTTACGTTGTTTGATCTTACTCGTAAAATGCAGGTGATTGGCGGTACTTGGTACGGAGGTGAAATGAAAAAAGGTATCTTTGCTCTGATGAACTATTATTTGCCATTGAAAGGTATTGCTTCTATGCACTGCTCGGCTAACGTAGGTACAGAAGGAGACGTAGCCATTTTCTTCGGGCTTTCGGGAACGGGAAAAACGACTCTTTCAGCAGACCCGAAACGTTATCTGATCGGTGACGACGAGCACGGCTGGGACGATCACGGTGTATTCAACTACGAAGGTGGTTGCTACGCCAAGGTTATTGATCTGGAAAAAGACAAAGAACCCGATATCTGGAGAGCTATTCGTCGCGATGCATTGCTGGAAAACGTAACTGTTCTTCCTGACGGAACTCCCGATTACTCCGCTGCCGCTTCAAAAACAGAGAACACACGTGTTTCTTACCCCATCTATCACATCAGTAAAATTGTTTCTCCATCTCGCGCAGGACATGCGAGCAAAATCATTTACCTGTCGGCTGACGCGTTTGGCGTATTACCTCCGGTATCTATTTTGGATGAGAAATCAGCTCAATATCACTTCCTCTCCGGCTTTACTTCAAAACTAGCAGGCACTGAACGCGGTATTACCGAGCCGGTTCCTTCGTTCTCTCCCGCATTTGGTGAAGCATTCCTGACCCTGCACCCGACTATGTACGCAAAAACATTGATTGGAAAAGCACAAGAACACAATGCAAAAGTTTACCTGGTAAACACAGGCTGGAACGGAACAGGAAAGCGCATCTCTTTAAAGAATACACGTGCCATCATTGACGCCATCATCGATGGTTCAATTGAAGAAGCTGAAACCATTCAGATTCCTATCTTGAACCTGGTTGCGCCTGCCGCATTGAACAATGTGGACACTGAAATTCTTGACCCGCGCAATACTTACGCTGATGTTGCCGAGTGGGAAGCAAAAGCCAAATCGCTTGCGGCCAAATATATCAAAAACTTTGAGCAATATTGCGACAACGACGATGCATTGGCGTTAGTTGCGTCCGGACCGCAATTGGACTAA
- a CDS encoding acetylxylan esterase gives MKKEILYLLLFTLTTTLFAQNYDETKAGSYVLPELLKAQNGKEIVSAEDWDRIRRPEILKLFEDNVYGQVPKDFDKIEFKVLEQNYKALNGKATYKQVAVDVIRNKKVITVQVHLFIPNKIKKPVPVFLTINHRGLDTMQASPENEFWPAEEIVNSGYAIAGFDVKDVAPDHKTDYVNQILTKLYPEQTLQPNGMRALGAWGWGVSRIIDYFETDKDIDASKVIVVGHSRGGKAALWCGAQDRRVAIAVSNESGNSGAKISRRNFGETVEVITRNFPHWFVPGYAAFANNEGNLPVDQHMLLALMAPRAVYVASAADDSWADPKGQYLALVAAQPVFSLFGLKTSLPANMPPNNEQVIQLPLGFHNRDGIHNMNLFDWKQFVKFADEYFKNNNKK, from the coding sequence ATGAAAAAAGAGATACTTTACCTGCTGTTGTTTACGTTAACAACAACGCTGTTTGCCCAGAACTACGATGAAACCAAAGCCGGCAGCTATGTATTACCGGAACTGCTAAAGGCTCAAAACGGCAAAGAAATCGTGTCTGCGGAAGACTGGGACAGGATCCGCCGTCCAGAAATTCTAAAACTTTTTGAGGATAACGTGTACGGGCAGGTTCCCAAGGATTTCGATAAAATCGAATTCAAGGTGTTGGAACAAAACTACAAGGCATTGAACGGAAAGGCCACCTATAAGCAGGTAGCTGTTGACGTTATCCGGAACAAAAAAGTTATTACTGTTCAGGTCCACTTGTTTATCCCCAACAAAATAAAAAAGCCGGTTCCTGTATTCCTGACGATTAACCACCGCGGACTGGATACGATGCAAGCATCACCCGAAAATGAGTTTTGGCCTGCCGAAGAGATTGTGAACTCTGGCTATGCCATTGCCGGATTTGATGTAAAGGACGTCGCACCGGATCACAAAACAGACTACGTAAATCAAATTCTCACCAAACTTTATCCCGAGCAAACCCTGCAACCAAACGGAATGCGTGCATTAGGCGCCTGGGGCTGGGGCGTCAGCCGGATAATCGATTATTTTGAAACCGATAAGGATATAGATGCCAGTAAGGTAATTGTTGTTGGACATTCCCGTGGGGGCAAAGCTGCACTTTGGTGCGGAGCACAAGATAGACGGGTAGCCATTGCCGTATCGAACGAGTCGGGAAACTCGGGCGCAAAAATCTCCCGCAGGAATTTTGGAGAAACAGTGGAAGTAATTACCCGTAACTTCCCGCATTGGTTTGTTCCGGGATATGCTGCTTTCGCCAACAACGAAGGAAACCTGCCTGTTGACCAACATATGCTGCTGGCATTAATGGCTCCCCGGGCAGTCTATGTCGCCAGTGCAGCCGATGATTCGTGGGCGGACCCCAAAGGACAATACCTGGCTCTGGTTGCCGCACAACCGGTTTTCAGCCTGTTTGGCCTCAAAACAAGTTTACCCGCCAACATGCCCCCGAACAACGAACAGGTCATTCAGTTGCCGTTGGGCTTTCATAACCGAGACGGCATCCACAACATGAATCTTTTCGACTGGAAACAGTTCGTCAAGTTTGCCGACGAATATTTTAAGAACAACAACAAAAAATAG
- the upp gene encoding uracil phosphoribosyltransferase produces the protein MNVIDFSKNNSLLNSFVREIRDITIQNDRLRFRRNLERIGEIMAYEISKDLSYKTISVTTPLDVAEVSVPDEEIVIGTILRAGLPYHHGVLNYFDCAGNAFVSAYRKYKETGHQSFDIHIEYIASPSIDGKTLILTDPMLATGSSMELTYRALLTKGTPRRIHIASIIASQQAVDYCTQHFPEDKTTIWVAAIDPELNESSYIVPGIGDAGDLAYGEKI, from the coding sequence ATGAATGTAATTGATTTTTCGAAAAACAACTCACTCCTGAATTCTTTTGTCCGTGAAATAAGAGACATAACCATCCAGAACGACAGGCTCAGATTCCGTAGAAATTTAGAAAGGATCGGTGAAATAATGGCTTATGAAATCAGTAAGGATTTAAGCTACAAAACAATATCCGTAACCACCCCTCTCGACGTGGCCGAAGTTTCTGTCCCCGATGAAGAGATTGTTATCGGCACCATTTTACGGGCAGGATTACCTTATCATCATGGCGTGCTGAACTATTTTGATTGTGCCGGAAATGCGTTTGTGTCGGCTTACCGGAAATACAAGGAAACAGGGCATCAATCGTTTGATATTCATATCGAATACATTGCCTCGCCCAGTATTGATGGAAAAACGCTTATCCTTACCGATCCAATGCTGGCCACAGGAAGCAGCATGGAACTGACGTACAGAGCTTTACTAACGAAGGGAACACCTCGGAGGATTCATATTGCATCCATTATTGCCAGCCAGCAGGCTGTGGATTATTGCACCCAACATTTTCCTGAAGATAAAACCACCATATGGGTCGCAGCTATTGATCCGGAATTAAATGAATCCTCTTATATCGTACCGGGAATTGGCGATGCAGGCGATTTGGCCTACGGGGAGAAGATTTAG